One window of Nymphaea colorata isolate Beijing-Zhang1983 chromosome 11, ASM883128v2, whole genome shotgun sequence genomic DNA carries:
- the LOC116263587 gene encoding delta(7)-sterol-C5(6)-desaturase-like, with product MEEAYLRQFVRLTESWNDVVLGDYAWRAALPHFAQSWLRNFITATLLLLIPSTIWCFYIYHLKPHVYFPNGGMPTKRVMFKQVWVSMKALPLFTLLPAVGEYVIETGWTKTFVRIEEVGWPMHILYTTLYLLIAEFGLYWTHRIMHDIRPLYKSFHATHHEFNKGDTISPFAGYAFDPIDGIVQASPQALALFVVPMHFLTHELLFVCKGVLAANAHDCIHGKVWPVMGGGYHKIHHTKSRYNYGGYTILMDWLFGTLYEPEQEEEKVI from the exons ATGGAAGAGGCGTACCTGAGGCAGTTCGTGAGACTGACGGAGTCGTGGAACGATGTGGTTCTTGGTGACTACGCTTGGCGGGCAGCGTTGCCTCATTTTGCTCAGTCGTGGCTCCGAAACTTCATCACCGCCACCCTCTTGCTCCTCATTCCTAGCACCATCTGGTGCTTCTATATCTACCACCTAAAGCCACATGTCTACTTCCCTAATG GTGGGATGCCAACAAAAAGGGTCATGTTTAAGCAAGTATGGGTGAGCATGAAGGCTCTGCCTCTCTTCACTCTGTTGCCAGCAGTTGGAGAGTACGTGATCGAGACGGGATGGACAAAGACCTTCGTGAGAATAGAAGAAGTTGGTTGGCCCATGCACATCCTCTACACGACTCTTTATCTGCTCATCGCCGAGTTTGGACTTTACTGGACACATAGAATAATGCATGACATACGGCCACTCTACAAGTCCTTTCATGCAACCCATCACGAATTTAACAAGGGCGATACAATTTCCCCCTTCGCAG GGTATGCATTCGATCCCATAGACGGGATAGTGCAGGCATCACCACAAGCCCTGGCTCTCTTCGTGGTTCCGATGCATTTCCTTACGCACGAGTTGCTCTTCGTTTGCAAAGGTGTTCTAGCCGCCAACGCCCATGACTGCATCCATGGGAAGGTCTGGCCCGTCATGGGTGGCGGATACCACAAGATTCATCACACCAAGAGCCGCTACAACTATGGCGGCTACACCATCCTCATGGACTGGCTCTTTGGCACCCTATACGAACCCGAACAGGAAGAGGAGAAGGTCATCTGA